The Clostridium sp. AWRP genome has a window encoding:
- a CDS encoding transketolase has protein sequence MYCNVDMEQVKQLEDKAVEIRKKLCSFIYEIGMGHLGGELSIVDMAVALYYKYMNYDPKNPKWEKRDRLILSKGHCGETLYTIFSDLGMYTMEYMIEHFETLDTAKFGMHPNRKYVPAIEASTGSLGHGLSIATGLALGARMSKAYWRTFCIIGDGEIEEGSNWEAFMAAGHYKLGNLVAIVDKNRLQMTGFTRDVMNIDPLGDKIKAFGWDVIEIQGNDMYEVCNALQSLPPADPETRRKPICIISNTTKGCGVSFMENNAVWHGGGIAKEQLDEALKSIENNRKVR, from the coding sequence ATGTATTGTAATGTTGATATGGAACAAGTTAAACAATTAGAAGATAAGGCAGTAGAGATTCGAAAAAAGTTATGCTCATTTATCTATGAAATAGGTATGGGTCACCTTGGAGGGGAATTGTCTATTGTTGATATGGCTGTTGCTCTCTATTACAAGTACATGAACTATGATCCTAAAAATCCTAAATGGGAAAAAAGAGACAGATTGATTTTAAGTAAAGGTCATTGTGGAGAGACATTGTATACTATATTTTCAGATTTGGGAATGTATACAATGGAATATATGATAGAACATTTTGAAACCTTAGATACTGCTAAATTTGGCATGCATCCTAATAGAAAATACGTTCCTGCTATTGAAGCATCAACAGGTTCTTTGGGGCATGGATTATCTATAGCTACTGGTTTAGCATTAGGTGCTAGAATGTCAAAGGCCTACTGGAGAACCTTCTGTATCATAGGAGATGGTGAAATTGAAGAAGGTTCAAATTGGGAAGCCTTTATGGCAGCAGGACACTATAAGCTTGGCAATCTTGTAGCAATTGTTGATAAAAATCGTCTACAGATGACTGGCTTCACAAGGGATGTAATGAATATTGATCCTTTAGGAGATAAAATAAAAGCTTTTGGATGGGATGTTATAGAGATTCAAGGAAATGACATGTATGAAGTTTGTAATGCCCTGCAATCTCTTCCACCAGCAGATCCGGAAACTAGAAGAAAGCCAATATGTATTATTTCAAATACCACTAAGGGCTGTGGTGTTTCATTTATGGAAAATAATGCAGTATGGCATGGCGGTGGAATTGCCAAAGAGCAGTTGGACGAGGCACTAAAATCAATAGAAAATAATAGAAAGGTGAGATAA
- a CDS encoding alcohol dehydrogenase catalytic domain-containing protein, which produces MKTIACVKVGSLKDPDVNKRGRVQVIDMPEQEMGDEDVKIKVAYCSICGSDPHVIEGVFGLEPPFGLGHEISGTIVEIGKKATKKGLKVGDKVAGNFLRFCGTCYYCRNGQEQFCEYQDNKPGMSEYVVWHESQVFKVPDDVSLEEACLLEPVSIAVRIVDKTNMKIGQRVAISGGGPIGLLSLQAMKMFGATSLTLIEPIKERQELAKEFGADYVINPLEQDVCVESNKITNGLGFDLVIEASGSPNAAPAASEIAAKGGTVLYIAMFPKNYNMPLNLYDKLYNKELTISSINVAPYAFPRAAQIMPRMNLKPFIQKIFTIDQAEEAFAAQISGKYPKILIKCNDF; this is translated from the coding sequence ATGAAGACTATTGCTTGTGTTAAGGTAGGAAGTTTAAAAGATCCTGATGTTAATAAAAGGGGACGTGTTCAGGTTATAGATATGCCTGAGCAGGAAATGGGAGATGAGGATGTTAAAATAAAGGTTGCTTACTGTTCAATATGTGGTTCTGATCCACATGTAATAGAAGGAGTTTTTGGCCTTGAACCTCCCTTTGGACTAGGACATGAGATTTCAGGTACTATTGTGGAAATTGGTAAAAAGGCTACTAAAAAGGGATTAAAAGTAGGGGACAAGGTTGCAGGAAACTTTTTAAGATTTTGCGGTACATGTTATTATTGCCGAAATGGTCAGGAGCAGTTCTGTGAATATCAGGATAATAAGCCTGGTATGTCCGAATATGTAGTGTGGCATGAATCCCAGGTTTTTAAAGTCCCAGATGATGTCAGTTTAGAAGAAGCATGCTTGTTAGAACCTGTGTCAATTGCAGTTAGAATTGTGGACAAAACAAATATGAAGATCGGTCAAAGAGTTGCTATTTCAGGAGGAGGACCTATAGGATTATTGTCACTTCAAGCAATGAAAATGTTTGGAGCTACGTCACTTACACTTATAGAACCTATCAAGGAAAGACAGGAACTTGCCAAAGAATTTGGTGCTGATTATGTTATTAATCCTTTGGAGCAGGATGTGTGTGTAGAATCTAATAAAATAACTAATGGATTGGGTTTTGATCTTGTAATAGAGGCTTCGGGATCACCTAATGCTGCACCGGCAGCCAGTGAAATAGCTGCAAAAGGAGGAACTGTTCTTTATATTGCAATGTTTCCTAAAAACTATAATATGCCCCTAAATCTATATGACAAATTGTATAATAAGGAATTGACTATTTCTAGTATAAATGTAGCTCCATATGCATTTCCACGTGCCGCTCAAATTATGCCTAGAATGAACTTGAAACCTTTTATACAGAAAATTTTCACTATTGATCAGGCAGAAGAAGCTTTTGCTGCTCAAATTAGTGGAAAATATCCTAAAATACTTATTAAGTGTAATGATTTTTAA
- a CDS encoding SDR family oxidoreductase, with protein sequence MEKKLSDFSMNAFSLKGKVAVVTGANQGLGMAYAVAFAKAGADLFIPHFTDDVSEIKSLIEETGQKVKFLQGDLTKKDYIEQVVNTCLKEYGKIDILVNNAGGSTFAEFLEYPDSAWQKIIDIDLNSVYYLSHRVVKEMVKQKSGKIINIGSALSFTADKKCPPYTASKHAILGLTKVFANEVGKYNIQTNAICPGFLATDVNKELRADKNFYDKITNRIPSGRWGELNDLMGTAVFLASSASDYINGWYISIDGGFQTTL encoded by the coding sequence ATGGAAAAGAAGCTTAGTGATTTTTCAATGAATGCATTTTCACTTAAAGGTAAGGTAGCTGTGGTTACAGGTGCAAATCAAGGTCTTGGTATGGCTTATGCTGTTGCTTTTGCAAAAGCAGGTGCTGATCTTTTTATACCTCACTTTACTGATGATGTATCTGAAATTAAGAGCCTCATAGAAGAAACTGGCCAGAAGGTTAAGTTCTTGCAAGGAGATTTAACGAAAAAGGATTATATTGAGCAGGTTGTAAATACGTGCTTGAAAGAATATGGTAAAATTGACATTTTAGTAAATAATGCAGGTGGAAGTACGTTTGCGGAATTTTTAGAGTATCCAGATTCAGCATGGCAGAAGATTATTGATATTGATTTAAATTCTGTGTACTATCTCAGCCACAGGGTAGTTAAAGAAATGGTTAAACAAAAATCCGGTAAGATTATAAATATTGGTTCAGCATTATCCTTTACTGCGGATAAAAAGTGTCCGCCATATACAGCAAGTAAACATGCTATTCTTGGTTTGACAAAGGTATTTGCCAATGAGGTTGGCAAATATAATATTCAAACCAATGCAATTTGCCCTGGCTTCTTAGCAACTGATGTTAACAAGGAGTTACGTGCTGATAAAAATTTTTACGATAAAATTACAAATAGAATTCCAAGTGGCCGCTGGGGTGAACTTAATGATTTAATGGGAACTGCCGTATTTTTAGCAAGTAGTGCATCAGATTATATTAATGGATGGTATATAAGTATTGATGGTGGATTCCAGACAACATTATAA
- a CDS encoding MFS transporter — MEKTVNLYEKSGDKPGFYKLPTKEVVGYSLVDGGMNLVFQSILMFLTFYYTDVYGLTAVEVSVMFLISRGWDMIWDPTMGVIAERMNPKHGKYKSYLIYGAIPFALAGILTFTVPNLGHTGKLIWAYATYNLMLTLYTFIINPYVSCTTVMTADPMERTRLNSVRMMFAQSGGVVVALFIPILSQFFGRGNAAKGYQMTIILLSIICASILIYSYTTLHERIRVKSHLDPVTFKGFIYQITHNKPGVVLFLLFVGVYAFSSIQSASGIYYMTYNVNRKDLVALFSMLNVLPSVVAVPFVPALFRHIKKKNTVALGLSLGAIGSAALYIIPVSQIAAMMIAKSVAAFGYGILMGSLWSIIPDAVEYAEYNTGKRHAAVVYSLITLGLKVSLAVGGVIPTLILANVGYIPNVPQTAKSLNGILIMTSILPAVVCVVTLIIFMVFYNLTEERVADIMAELDIRHKNDKENCLVELVEEIPDQSTKL; from the coding sequence ATGGAAAAAACAGTGAATTTGTATGAAAAAAGTGGTGATAAGCCTGGATTTTATAAACTCCCTACCAAAGAAGTAGTGGGATATTCCCTTGTAGATGGAGGAATGAATTTAGTTTTTCAGTCAATTTTAATGTTTCTCACATTCTATTATACCGATGTTTACGGATTAACTGCTGTAGAAGTTTCTGTTATGTTTCTTATTTCTAGAGGATGGGATATGATATGGGACCCTACTATGGGTGTTATTGCAGAAAGAATGAATCCAAAGCATGGTAAGTACAAAAGTTATCTTATTTATGGAGCTATTCCCTTTGCTCTTGCAGGTATTTTGACTTTTACAGTACCTAATTTGGGACATACGGGCAAATTGATATGGGCATATGCTACGTACAATTTGATGCTCACATTATATACTTTCATAATTAATCCATATGTATCTTGTACAACTGTCATGACAGCAGATCCTATGGAGAGGACTAGGCTAAATTCCGTAAGAATGATGTTTGCTCAGTCTGGTGGTGTGGTAGTTGCACTGTTTATTCCTATTTTATCGCAGTTTTTCGGTAGAGGTAATGCAGCAAAAGGTTACCAGATGACTATTATTTTACTTTCTATTATTTGTGCGTCTATCTTGATTTATAGTTATACTACTTTGCATGAACGTATCAGAGTAAAATCTCATCTAGATCCAGTTACTTTTAAAGGATTTATTTATCAGATTACACATAATAAACCAGGTGTCGTATTATTTTTACTGTTTGTAGGCGTTTATGCATTTTCGTCTATACAATCAGCTTCAGGAATTTATTATATGACTTATAACGTAAATAGAAAAGATCTAGTTGCTTTATTTTCTATGTTGAATGTTTTACCTTCAGTTGTGGCAGTTCCTTTTGTGCCTGCGCTTTTTAGACATATAAAAAAGAAAAACACTGTTGCACTTGGTTTGAGTTTAGGTGCCATTGGATCAGCAGCTTTATATATCATTCCGGTTTCACAAATTGCAGCAATGATGATAGCTAAATCAGTAGCTGCATTTGGCTATGGTATACTTATGGGCAGTTTGTGGTCAATCATTCCGGATGCAGTTGAGTATGCTGAGTACAATACTGGCAAAAGACATGCCGCAGTTGTGTACTCACTTATTACTCTTGGATTAAAGGTTTCATTAGCAGTAGGGGGAGTTATACCTACATTGATATTAGCTAATGTTGGATATATTCCTAATGTACCTCAAACTGCAAAATCTTTGAATGGAATTTTAATTATGACATCTATTTTGCCAGCTGTTGTTTGTGTAGTTACATTGATCATATTCATGGTATTCTATAATTTAACAGAAGAAAGAGTAGCTGATATAATGGCTGAATTAGATATAAGACATAAAAATGATAAAGAAAATTGTTTGGTTGAGTTAGTAGAGGAAATCCCTGACCAATCAACAAAATTATAA